One Microplitis demolitor isolate Queensland-Clemson2020A chromosome 2, iyMicDemo2.1a, whole genome shotgun sequence DNA segment encodes these proteins:
- the LOC103580399 gene encoding spermidine synthase has translation MDSFKKGWFSEYNDLWPGISVSLEVTKILHHEKSQFQDILLVETKAHGKVLVLDGIIQCAQSDEFSYQEMISFLPLCSHPNPKNVLIVGGGDGGVAREVVKHPDVQHVTQVEIDGRVLDLTRKYLPHMACGLDHPKVTLHVGDGFEFMKNHSQQFDVIITDSSDPVGPAECLFKESYFTLMKTALKPGGIVCSQAGTVWSNERLVEQTLGHCRSVFPVVAFGITSVPTYPTGQIGFVLGSRNPETKFQEPIKIFSEKELDDMDMKYYDDKIHRSSFVLPRFAAKVLKQSLGK, from the exons ATGGATTCCTTTAAAAAAGGATGGTTTAGTGAATACAATGATCTATGGCCTGGTATAAGCGTTTCTCTTGAAGTTACGAAAATTTTACATCACGAAAAATCACAGTttcaagatattttattagttgaaac aaaagcACATGGAAAAGTTTTAGTACTTGATGGAATAATACAATGCGCTCAGAGTGATGAATTTTCATACCAAGAAATGATATCATTTTTACCATTATGCAGTCACCCGAACcctaaaaat GTATTAATAGTCGGTGGTGGAGACGGCGGGGTAGCGAGAGAAGTAGTAAAACATCCTGATGTCCAGCATGTGACCCAAGTTGAAATAGACGGTCGTGTATTAGATTTGACCCGTAAATATTTACCACATATGGCCTGCGGGTTGGATCATCCTAAAGTGACTCTTCATGTTGGCGACGGATTTGAATTCATGAAAAATCACTCGCAGCAATTTGATGTCATTATCACTGACAGCAGCGACCCAGTtg GACCAGCagaatgtttatttaaagAGTCATACTTTACTTTGATGAAGACGGCTCTAAAACCCGGCGGAATCGTTTGCAGTCAGGCTGGAACTGTTTGGTCTAATGAAAGACTAGTGGAACAGACATTAGGGCATTGCAGATCTGTTTTTCCAGTTGTTGCTTTTGGAATTACATCAGTACCAACTTACCCCACCGGACAGATTGGATTTGTACTTGGCAGTCGTAATCCT gaaacaaaatttcaagagccaattaaaatatttagtgaaAAAGAATTAGATGACATGGATATGAAGTATTATGATGATAAAATTCATAGATCTTCATTTGTACTGCCCAGATTTGCCGCCAAAGTTTTGAAACAATCAttaggaaaataa